Proteins co-encoded in one Babylonia areolata isolate BAREFJ2019XMU chromosome 5, ASM4173473v1, whole genome shotgun sequence genomic window:
- the LOC143282197 gene encoding uncharacterized protein LOC143282197: MSAEEGEIEEGEITDSDSMGEEQQPPKTDKPQAQQYSIFDNQPRTTTATKSIRRPPHSESDNSDNNDDGNSSDDDNTKKRKFLVGKAGSNHSKPFVNPNFVNNGGRMPPVPRHSGRSIWGSVLQEQILTAEVGNFSMEKKLTGDRDVESYDYTRAKDDDRPHQVDESEMKNADEDLFGEVIDLEKVAFKQRRNLKRKHVAERLGKRPSVKERIQLPRVTENSSVEEVTYFISSKLQENKVHLIKRVVSVIGRTKALSLLAETEKVEAGGGMLIMNGSRRRTPGGVYLTLLKMDKGVSKEKLDEIFEEENKWTLELRKRKKARARRRRKEREGPRKPSATSAAAATADDKGNKGSSMELLEDSNSRSSVEGQTGSPRHDADHLSDTQEGYEPKEHDSARSDSEEEGEDKSEAEDFEGQLARELKRQAKETKVSSAGGDADAITLDDVLDLEVEDDFID, from the exons ATGTCGGCtgaagaaggagagatagaggaaggtGAAATCACAGACTCTGACTCCATGGGAGAAGAACAA CAACCTCCCAAAACAGACAAACCACAAGCTCAGCAGTATTCCATATTTGACAACCAACCTAGAACCACAACGGCAACAAAAAGCATCCGTCGGCCTCCTCACAGTGAAtctgacaacagtgacaacaacgatgatggtaATTCGTCAGACGATGACAATACCAAGAAGAGAAAGTTTCTTGTGGGCAAGGCAGGCTCCAACCACTCCAAACCATTTGTCAATCCCAACTTTGTAAATAATGGTGGCAGAATGCCACCAGTTCCCAGACATAGTGGCAGGTCGATCTGGGGCTCGGTTCTACAAGAGCAGATTCTCACTGCCGAAGTTGGAAACTTCAGCATGGAAAAAAAGCTTACTGGTGATCGAGATGTGGAATCATATGACTATACACGTGCAAAAGACGATGACCGACCACACCAAGTGGATGAAAGTGAAATGAAGAATGCTGATGAGGACTTGTTTGGAGAAGTGATTGATTTGGAGAAAGTGGCGTTCAAACAGAGGAGAAACCTAAAGCGAAAGCATGTGGCAGAGCGTTTAGGAAAACGTCCGAGTGTGAAGGAGAGGATACAGCTGCCACGAGTCACGGAAAACAGCTCTGTGGAGGAGGTCACCTATTTTATCAGCAGTAAGCTGCAAGAGAACAAGGTCCATCTGATTA AACGGGTTGTGAGTGTGATTGGACGAACCAAAGCACTGTCATtgctggcagagacagagaaggtggagGCAGGGGGGGGCATGTTGATCATG AATGGGTCAAGGCGCCGCACACCTGGTGGGGTGTACCTGACACTGCTCAAGATGGACAAAGGGGTAAGCAAGGAGAAGCTGGATGAGATTTTTGAGGAGGAGAACAAATGGACCTTGGAGCTCAGGAAGCGAAAGAAAGCCAG AGCACGCAGGCGTAGGAAGGAACGGGAGGGTCCAAGAAAACCATCAGCAAcctcagctgcagcagcaacagcagacgacaaaggaaacaaaggatCTTCCATGGAACTGTTGGAGGACTCCAACTCTCGGTCCAGTGTGGAGGGACAGACGGGCAGTCCCAGACATGATGCCGACCATCTTTCAGACACTCAGGAGGGCTACGAGCCCAAGGAACATGACAGTGCCAGATCAGActcggaggaggagggagaggacaaAAGCGAAGCAGAGGATTTTGAGGGTCAGCTGGCCCGTGAGCTTAAGCGCCAAGCTAAAGAGACAAAGGTGTCTTCGgctggtggtgatgctgatgccaTCACTTTAGACGATGTGCTGGACCTAGAAGTGGAAGAtgattttattgattga
- the LOC143282198 gene encoding dynactin subunit 3-like isoform X2, with the protein MADTAQLEVLEKRMTALETIVFGNADKDALYPKCIESLLVLQNKIMAAVAGKKKLTQVYENLPALRQYMDPAYTDELGLSEEAKAEVIFAEEEYLRRMASQLQTIKEQDDLLSSEHVKSVPKLSGKLQELSQVHIQQQDETAQVTEETARLIDSYNSVITTLSKMFIQWDAEITKLEIQSQPNKSDT; encoded by the exons atggccgacacAGCACAGCTGGAGGTGTTGGAGAAGAGAATGACAGCATTAGAAACTATTGTCTTTGGAAATGCAGATAAAGATGCATTGTATCCTAAG TGCATTGAAAGCCTACTGGTGCTACAGAATAAGATCATGGCAGCTGTCGCAGGCAAAAAGAAACTGACACAAGTTTATGAAAACT TGCCAGCTTTGCGTCAGTACATGGACCCAGCCTACACTGATGAACTGGGCCTGTCGGAGGAGGCCAAGGCTGAAGTCATATTTGCAG AGGAGGAATATCTTCGCCGCATGGCTTCCCAGCTGCAGACGATTAAAGAGCAAGACGACTTGCTTAGCAGTGAGCATGTCAAAA GTGTTCCCAAACTGTCTGGAAAACTGCAGGAGTTGAGTCAGGTCCACATCCAgcagcag GATGAAACTGCACAAGTGACAGAGGAGACGGCCCGGTTGATCGACTCGTACAATTCTGTG ATCACCACTCTGTCCAAGATGTTTATACAGTGGGACGCAGAGATCACCAAGCTGGAGATCCAGTCACAGCCTAACAAGTCGGACACATGA
- the LOC143282198 gene encoding dynactin subunit 3-like isoform X1 — protein MADTAQLEVLEKRMTALETIVFGNADKDALYPKDKPPQVQCIESLLVLQNKIMAAVAGKKKLTQVYENLPALRQYMDPAYTDELGLSEEAKAEVIFAEEEYLRRMASQLQTIKEQDDLLSSEHVKSVPKLSGKLQELSQVHIQQQDETAQVTEETARLIDSYNSVITTLSKMFIQWDAEITKLEIQSQPNKSDT, from the exons atggccgacacAGCACAGCTGGAGGTGTTGGAGAAGAGAATGACAGCATTAGAAACTATTGTCTTTGGAAATGCAGATAAAGATGCATTGTATCCTAAG GACAAACCTCCCCAAGTACAG TGCATTGAAAGCCTACTGGTGCTACAGAATAAGATCATGGCAGCTGTCGCAGGCAAAAAGAAACTGACACAAGTTTATGAAAACT TGCCAGCTTTGCGTCAGTACATGGACCCAGCCTACACTGATGAACTGGGCCTGTCGGAGGAGGCCAAGGCTGAAGTCATATTTGCAG AGGAGGAATATCTTCGCCGCATGGCTTCCCAGCTGCAGACGATTAAAGAGCAAGACGACTTGCTTAGCAGTGAGCATGTCAAAA GTGTTCCCAAACTGTCTGGAAAACTGCAGGAGTTGAGTCAGGTCCACATCCAgcagcag GATGAAACTGCACAAGTGACAGAGGAGACGGCCCGGTTGATCGACTCGTACAATTCTGTG ATCACCACTCTGTCCAAGATGTTTATACAGTGGGACGCAGAGATCACCAAGCTGGAGATCCAGTCACAGCCTAACAAGTCGGACACATGA
- the LOC143282546 gene encoding la-related protein 6-like, translating into MSGEGEVSVVIEEADYPVVSESDRHVGNHAIMERDEEGPLHGSEPPVVLIAPSLRVEQLRDEDCVSSVYTSEEEGGSHVSDDGDHERSTSNDFPLPDDELRDKIIKQVEFYFSDANILKDSFLLKHVRRNKMGYVSIKLITSFKKVKTLTKDYRVVAYSLRQSVELEVNEEGTKVRRKKPLPEFDETTPSRTVVVVNLPQENPTIESVAEVFSKCGEVVLIRILRPGKSVPPDVKKYSTKHPEIGTTTCAVIEFEKHEHAKCACDLMTNTEDWRNGMRVVLLAMPKKKKDKEDRDNDASPEEGGGDEDKKKKKRTARKKKTRVDELSAENDSSCCSSGSEGDGPNIPRSLNRSLDSNHLSPLPSPRSSPRSSPRTQRRRNHGKSPLTDSTSPKDLRPSPRSSPEVSRRKLEPCQGESTPSSPWVQRRLRAAQDSKANVSPLGSPMAGRRNLDGTIVPGSAPRMLDMAGVIRQPRGPDGSGGFYGGIGRGKPRSNTIT; encoded by the coding sequence ATGAGCGGCGAAGGGGAAGTTTCAGTCGTCATTGAAGAAGCGGATTATCCTGTTGTGAGTGAAAGCGATCGGCACGTTGGAAACCATGCCATCATGGAGCGGGACGAGGAAGGTCCGTTGCATGGCTCGGAACCGCCTGTGGTCCTTATTGCCCCATCTCTTCGTGTCGAACAGCTACGGGATGAAGATTGTGTGAGTAGCGTATATACtagcgaagaagaaggagggagccACGTTTCAGACGACGGTGACCACGAGAGGTCAACAAGCAATGACTTCCCGTTACCGGACGACGAACTCCGTGACAAAATCATCAAACAGGTGGAGTTTTATTTTtctgacgcaaacattttgaaggACTCATTTCTCTTGAAGCACGTACGCCGGAATAAAATGGGGTACGTCAGCATCAAGTTGATAACGTCGTTCAAGAAAGTGAAAACGCTAACGAAAGATTACCGTGTCGTTGCCTACAGTCTGCGTCAGTCTGTCGAGTTGGAAGTGAATGAAGAAGGCACAAAGGTGAGAAGGAAGAAACCTCTGCCAGAGTTCGATGAAACGACACCATCAAGGACGGTTGTGGTTGTTAACCTTCCACAGGAGAACCCAACCATAGAGTCAGTTGCAGAGGTCTTCTCAAAGTGTGGAGAAGTCGTTCTGATTCGAATTCTTCGTCCTGGAAAGTCAGTCCCACCAGATGTGAAAAAATATTCAACTAAACACCCAGAGATTGGCACCACAACATGCGCAGTGATTGAGTTTGAAAAGCATGAGCATGCAAAATGTGCCTGTGACTTAATGACGAACACTGAAGACTGGCGCAATGGCATGCGTGTTGTCCTCTTGGCCAtgcccaaaaagaaaaaagataaggaagacagagacaatgacgcatcacctgaagagggtggtggtgacgaagacaaaaagaagaaaaaacgcacAGCCCGGAAGAAGAAAACACGCGTTGATGAACTCTCTGCTGAAAATGATTCGTCCTGCTGCAGTAGTGGATCTGAGGGAGATGGTCCTAACATTCCACGATCCCTCAACCGATCTCTGGACTCAAACCACTTGAGTCCTCTCCCCAGCCCCCGTTCTTCACCTCGTTCCAGCCCTCGCACTCAGCGCCGCCGCAACCATGGCAAGTCTCCTTTGACTGACTCTACCTCTCCAAAAGATTTGCGCCCAAGTCCTCGCAGCAGTCCAGAGGTGTCACGACGTAAATTGGAGCCTTGTCAGGGGGAAAGTACCCCCTCAAGTCCCTGGGTTCAACGACGTCTACGTGCAGCGCAGGATTCCAAAGCCAATGTCAGCCCACTTGGTAGCCCCATGGCTGGTCGACGAAATCTGGATGGCACCATCGTCCCTGGCTCGGCACCTAGGATGTTGGACATGGCTGGCGTGATCCGACAGCCTCGTGGGCCGGATGGATCTGGAGGATTTTATGGAGGAATAGGGCGAGGAAAACCACGCAGCAATACTATAACATAA